The Pseudomonadota bacterium DNA segment CTCTTAGCTCTTGTTGAAAGATTGATGGAACTTAATTGCCATGGCGGGGTGTGGGATATAAAGCCCATTTGAAAGAAAGAAGAATATCGAATATCGAACAAGGAATAATGAATGTCGAAGGAAGATAAATCTCGGCGGGGTGTGGGAAATAGAACGCATTTGAAGGAAAGAAGGATATTGAATAAGGAAACAACCCCCCTTAATCTCCCTTTATAAGGGGAATTGGAGGATGAGCACTTTTTTGAGGGGGAATGAATATCGAAGAGAAAAGTAGCGGTTGGTAGAATGAAAAAATCAGCCAGCCGCTAACCTTTATATTCAAGCCCAGCCTGGCGTGGCAAATGACTTTTTACATAATCTCGTCTTATCGGATGTGCGCTACCATTTAGAATAGGACCGACAGCGCATGCACGATAACGGCCAATTATGTAATGCTGTGCTTTGGCATGACAGGCTGGGCGTTAAGATGATAGCGGCTACCTTTTTCATTTTATGGCATAAGCCTTGTCATGAGGGCCTACCGTTAAAAAGATAACTGTCTTGTCTTCCAGCCCTTCACAAAGGCAATATGCGCAAGCCGGTATCTTCCGGCATTCTTCGCAGATCGTAAATATGACGCGGAAGTTTCTATCAATGCGAGTGCTGCGGCATCCACGCAAGTTGAGCTTCCCGGAGGTATCTGTAAGCTTTTCGGCATTATGATACGGATCGGCCAGGACTCTTTCAACACGGCGCTTTATTTGCTCCCGCATGGCACTGTACCGTTTTAGATTAGTGACAAACCTTTGCTCATAAACGGCTTGGTAATTACTCACCCCATACCTCGTCGTGGGAATGCAACTTGATCTTATTATGTTTTTTGCGTTTGCCTATTTCTTCCATGTCTTTATAAAGAGGCATTTCCGGCGTGAGTTGGAAAACATCCATGTTCTTTTTTAAGATTTTTGATAATTCTTCCCTGACAACCCGCCTGATCATGGGTTCCAGGGTGCTGGCCAGTTCTTTTATGTTTATGTTTTCTGCATGAGACATAGGGTCTTTTCTCCTTAATATTAGGAACGCTGTGCTTTCTGTTTCAGTTGTTCCTTCTCAATAAAAGAATCCAGCAACTGGATAACTTGACGTTTCTCTTTGATATCCAGCTTTTCAATCTGACTAAACCGTCGCCATAGGCGCATATCTTTGTTTTTGCCTTCCCTCTCAATCTTCTCTATCCCGAACAATTGATCTATAGAGATATCCAGCGCTTTTGCAAGCACCGGCATGACATGGGCAGGAGGATTTTGAGCCTGTTTTTCATAATAAGCGATCATCCTGTGAGATATCCCCGTTTCTTTTCCAAGGCTCCTCTGGGAATACCCTCTTTCAATTCTAAGCCTGGCTAACCGTTGTCCGGATGTTTCTTCTTTGTTCACTTTTTTAATCTCTGACATGGTATTCCTTTACAGTAAATAGCTATCCCAAGGAGCCAGTTTCAAAACGCCCCATTTTGGCCGATCTCAGCGTTGGGCTCAAATTGTAATCCTCGAAATACTCCATGTATTCCTGCGGTTAAAATTTTCGCCCGCCTTGACCTTGACCAAACTGAAACGTTTTGAAAGTGGCTCCAAGCATTATGCACCAGATATTTAGTTGTCATTGGTGGCCTCAATAAAATGATTGTTATTCAGCTACAAATCTTGTAGCAATATATGCAACAAATATCAACTGATAATTTTTTGAGAACGGCATTATATTTTTCTTGAAAGGCGAAGTATTGGGGATGGGGTAAATTTTTAAACTTAGGGTAGTATTTAGTGTCAGTTCAGCTTTAGTCACTTATTGAAAAATTAAGGATCTTAATTGCAATGGCTGGGTGTGGGGTATAGAACGCATTTGAAAGAAAGAAGAATATTGAATAAGGAAACAACCCCCTTAATCTCCTTTTTGCCATATGGCACAATTATAAAAGGGGGAAGTGGAGGATAAGCAATTTTTTGAGGACGAATGAATATTGGTTTGCTTTTCTGATTATAAGTTAACAGGAACATGTAATGTGACAGATAGTATTTATTAAAGCGTTTTCCCTTTAACCTGATTGCGGCCCTGGCTTTTGGCTTCATAAAGCATTTTATCTGTAGTATTTATGAATTCAGCCGGTTCCAAACCATCTTTAGGAGAAGTGGTTGCTACTCCTAAAGAGATTGTTATACAATCTGCCACATCGGAGTATGCATGTATAATTTGTAATGATTCGATATGATTTCGAAGTTTTTCCGCCAGTTTCTGAGCATCATCCTGGCTTACGCCCGGCAAAATTGCTGCAAATTCTTCGCCTCCGTAACGGGCAATGATTTCACCGGATCTTTTTATGCATTGTTTTAATTCTTGAGCTACAAGCTTTAAACACTCATCACCTGCCGGATGCCCGTAATTGTCATTGAATTTTTTAAAATAATCTATATCAAGTATTACTAGTGAAACAAGTGAACCTGAGCGTTTAGCCCTATTCCATTCGGATTCAAATACCTTGTCAAAGTGTCGGCGGTTTGGTATTTCGGTAAGAGAATCTATCGCTAACATATGTTCCAGCATGTCGCTTTTTCTTTTTAGCTCAAGATGTGTATTCACTCTGGCTTTTACTATGGGCATATGAAAAGGCTTTGTAATATAATCCGCTGCTCCTGATTCCAACCCTTTAGTCTCATCTTCAACTTCACCTTTAGCTGTAACAAATACAATAGGAATATTTTGAGTTTTTATATTTTGTTTTAAAATACTACAAACTTCATAGCCGTCCATTCCCGGCATCATGATATCAAGCAAAATTAAATCCGGAGGATTTTCAGACTTGCAGATTTCAATAGCCTTTTTCCCATCGGTTGCAATTTTAATATGGTAATCTGATTTTAGACCTCTTGCCATAACCTGTATATTTATCGGCATGTCATCTACAATCAATATAGTTTGTTTAGATTCATCAAGGAGCATAATTTTCCTTTATTTATAAGAGAGCTATTCAAGGCTCTCCAAAGAAATACCCATATATTCACTCATATTGGATAAAACGGATAGTGCATTTTGATAATCGAATTTATCAAGATATTCTTCAAAAGTTTTTATATTGTTTTCATACCGGGACCCTGAAACTTGTTTTTGCAATGACTCTAACAATTCATCCTCTACAAGATCATTTCTTTTCAAAAGCTGCTGGAGCCTGGAAAATATAGGTGAAAGTGTTTCAATATCAGGAGATGATTCGGGAAAGTTTATAATTTGTAAAGCGTCCATTTTTTTAAGTTGTTTTATTGATGTCAGTACCTGATGCAAAGTATTATCGAAATCACTTAAGAGGCTGACAAAATTTCCACTGTCGCTTTGTTTAAAAGCGGCCTCAAGCTTTATAGAAGCTGATTGCAGATCATAGGCAGAAATGTTGCCGGATACTCCCTTTATATTATGAACCAAAGCTTCTCCCTCTTCAATATCCCCCTTGCGGATTATATCCCGCATCTTTTCCGAAGCGTCATTAAATTCTGATATAAACTGAAGCAGTATTTTTTTATAAAGTTTTTTATTGCCTTCAAATCTTTTTAATCCGGTCTTAATATCAATACCATGTAATGTCTCCGGCAAACAAATATCTTCTTGCTTTTCAGATTTTTTCGATGTCATAAGAGGCAAAATTTTTTCTGCCCCTTCAGGTTTGATCCACTTAGCGAGAGTTGACAACAGCAGGTCATTATCAATCGGTTTTGACAAGTATTCAGTCATGCCTGCCTTAAGGCATTTCTCTTTGTCGCCTTTTCTATCATATGCAGTCATGGCAATAACTGGCAGACCTTTGAAACGCTTTTCTTTTCGTATTAAACAGACAGCTTCGTATCCATCCATTTTCGGCATTTGGATATCCATTAATACGGCATCAACCATTAATACTTCCAAAGCTTTAAGGGCCTCTTTGCCGTTATTTGCAATGGTTACGCGAACACCGGCATTTTCCAGTATTTCTTGCACTATTAGCTGATTTAGTAAATTGTCTTCAACAAGAAGAATATGTGTGCCGGCAATTTTTTGTAAATCCGCTTTATTTAAAATATTTGTTATAGATACTTTCATATCCGAACAACCTGCCGGAGA contains these protein-coding regions:
- a CDS encoding helix-turn-helix domain-containing protein, whose translation is MSEIKKVNKEETSGQRLARLRIERGYSQRSLGKETGISHRMIAYYEKQAQNPPAHVMPVLAKALDISIDQLFGIEKIEREGKNKDMRLWRRFSQIEKLDIKEKRQVIQLLDSFIEKEQLKQKAQRS
- a CDS encoding diguanylate cyclase, whose product is MLLDESKQTILIVDDMPINIQVMARGLKSDYHIKIATDGKKAIEICKSENPPDLILLDIMMPGMDGYEVCSILKQNIKTQNIPIVFVTAKGEVEDETKGLESGAADYITKPFHMPIVKARVNTHLELKRKSDMLEHMLAIDSLTEIPNRRHFDKVFESEWNRAKRSGSLVSLVILDIDYFKKFNDNYGHPAGDECLKLVAQELKQCIKRSGEIIARYGGEEFAAILPGVSQDDAQKLAEKLRNHIESLQIIHAYSDVADCITISLGVATTSPKDGLEPAEFINTTDKMLYEAKSQGRNQVKGKTL